The Polyangium spumosum genome includes a window with the following:
- a CDS encoding formylglycine-generating enzyme family protein, translating into MMRLSTRLLLGSSFVVGLMGCGRTDAENARRAAVTPRGARLVSIPGATFSFRETMSLGRTPVTVKPFQIEATEVTVSAYAACVGARACAAPVPFEPTCNWGKAGRGDHPINCVSPEEAEAYCQWNGGRRLPTIYEAYWAALGDARMSEAERMGERHRTYPWGRDEPEKVEHCWQRGAFGGTKGGAVGPITSVAPPVPADLGTCPVASYTGERSPFGLYDTAGNVAEFVFDPKPRTCIDRTGEHPCPRGEMFRVTGGSWHDQGMMGDQSPANNHPVAQSRHPWYGFRCVVGG; encoded by the coding sequence ATGATGCGATTGTCGACGAGGCTCTTGCTCGGGTCCTCCTTTGTGGTCGGCCTGATGGGCTGCGGCCGAACGGACGCGGAGAATGCGCGCCGGGCTGCGGTGACGCCGCGGGGCGCGCGATTGGTCTCGATTCCTGGGGCGACGTTTTCGTTCCGCGAGACCATGTCGCTGGGGCGGACGCCGGTCACGGTGAAGCCGTTCCAGATCGAAGCGACGGAGGTGACGGTCTCGGCCTACGCGGCGTGTGTCGGCGCGCGTGCGTGCGCGGCGCCCGTGCCGTTCGAGCCGACGTGCAACTGGGGCAAGGCTGGGCGGGGGGATCACCCGATCAACTGCGTGAGCCCGGAGGAAGCGGAGGCGTATTGCCAGTGGAATGGTGGTCGCCGTCTGCCGACGATTTACGAGGCGTACTGGGCGGCGCTCGGCGATGCACGGATGAGCGAAGCGGAGCGGATGGGGGAGCGGCACCGGACGTATCCGTGGGGCCGTGACGAGCCGGAGAAGGTCGAGCATTGCTGGCAACGGGGAGCGTTTGGCGGGACGAAGGGCGGCGCGGTCGGGCCGATCACGAGCGTCGCGCCGCCGGTGCCGGCGGATCTGGGCACGTGCCCGGTGGCGAGTTACACGGGGGAGCGAAGCCCGTTCGGGCTCTACGATACGGCGGGGAACGTGGCGGAGTTCGTGTTCGATCCGAAGCCGCGGACGTGTATCGACAGGACCGGCGAACATCCGTGCCCGCGGGGAGAGATGTTCCGCGTGACGGGAGGGTCGTGGCACGACCAGGGGATGATGGGGGATCAGTCGCCGGCGAATAACCACCCGGTCGCGCAGAGCCGGCACCCTTGGTATGGGTTTCGGTGTGTGGTGGGGGGCTAG
- a CDS encoding GAF domain-containing protein: MEISSAGASAEPPVKLTVEAPQWQPALQKARALRGDDGSLGSFSIELLDDGYKAVDPVKKLRYVVRKAPDDAALSAGGKAAAEAPKARAAAAAPPRVAAPPRVTPAPAAAALRVLTSREVNATEESPLTYREYVYVVPEGTSVDAARRVAQERFEAVKKALDGVEGRLVNLAVFDHAFEGKPKRAPLVTLQWKDWRGDPEIQPPQQPSKPAPAPAPRAASTPPARSPSTPPPRAPAGSNPALKAPSVPPTAKTKSSPPPKARVRSADELMKELEGASTDLHFLSDALEGADFVVSILAEQLPSELILVWLHDPEKRELVLVRQKGGKHDRLLARMPDRTGLAQAAIASKKALVISDAQRDPRAVDARWKAFGVDPKSIAVAPAIGGGKTLGLIEIVNPTGGGRYGMVEGNALTYVGKELAEFLGIQGVVLDPERIRATANKAAR; encoded by the coding sequence GTGGAAATCTCGTCGGCCGGGGCCTCCGCCGAACCTCCGGTGAAGCTCACCGTGGAGGCACCGCAGTGGCAGCCCGCGCTCCAGAAGGCGCGCGCGCTCCGCGGCGACGATGGGTCGCTCGGCAGCTTCTCGATCGAGCTTCTCGACGACGGGTACAAGGCCGTCGACCCGGTGAAGAAGCTCCGGTACGTGGTGCGCAAAGCGCCGGACGACGCCGCGCTCTCGGCCGGCGGGAAGGCCGCCGCCGAGGCGCCGAAGGCCCGCGCCGCCGCCGCCGCGCCCCCGCGCGTCGCCGCCCCGCCCCGCGTGACGCCCGCGCCCGCCGCCGCGGCCCTGCGCGTGCTCACGAGCCGCGAGGTGAACGCGACGGAGGAGTCGCCGCTGACGTACCGCGAGTACGTGTACGTCGTGCCCGAGGGGACGTCGGTCGACGCGGCGAGGCGCGTCGCGCAGGAGCGGTTCGAGGCCGTGAAGAAGGCGCTCGACGGCGTCGAGGGCAGGCTCGTGAACCTCGCGGTCTTCGATCACGCCTTCGAAGGCAAGCCCAAGCGCGCGCCGCTCGTGACGTTGCAGTGGAAGGACTGGCGCGGCGACCCGGAGATCCAGCCGCCGCAGCAGCCGAGCAAGCCCGCGCCCGCGCCCGCGCCACGCGCCGCCTCGACGCCGCCCGCCCGTTCACCTTCGACGCCGCCGCCGCGCGCGCCGGCCGGCTCGAACCCCGCGCTCAAGGCGCCCTCCGTGCCCCCGACGGCCAAGACGAAATCCTCGCCGCCGCCCAAGGCGCGGGTTCGCTCGGCCGACGAGCTCATGAAGGAGCTCGAAGGCGCCTCGACCGATCTGCACTTCCTGAGCGACGCGCTCGAAGGCGCGGACTTCGTGGTCTCGATCCTCGCCGAGCAGCTCCCGAGCGAGCTCATCCTCGTGTGGCTCCACGATCCCGAGAAGCGCGAGCTCGTCCTCGTGCGGCAGAAGGGCGGCAAGCATGACAGGCTGCTCGCGCGTATGCCGGATCGGACGGGCCTCGCGCAGGCCGCCATCGCCAGCAAGAAGGCCCTCGTCATCAGCGACGCGCAGCGTGATCCACGCGCCGTCGACGCGCGCTGGAAGGCCTTCGGCGTCGACCCGAAGAGCATCGCCGTCGCGCCCGCCATCGGCGGCGGCAAGACGCTCGGGCTCATCGAGATCGTCAACCCCACCGGCGGCGGTCGTTACGGGATGGTCGAGGGCAACGCGCTCACCTACGTCGGCAAGGAGCTCGCCGAGTTCCTCGGCATCCAGGGCGTCGTGCTCGATCCCGAGCGGATCCGGGCGACGGCGAACAAGGCGGCGCGTTAG